A genomic segment from Aegilops tauschii subsp. strangulata cultivar AL8/78 chromosome 1, Aet v6.0, whole genome shotgun sequence encodes:
- the LOC109784119 gene encoding uncharacterized protein yields MSGASHDQHRRHLSGDFQFHDELASLFAQRPADAASPSPMMQMQPPQTPWFFADYLQTPGMDYDDAFGRDFIGSPAGGGGGGEEVKREMLASDGAAGAVVVPGGGPGGTAHSVSVSSTSSEAGVGGGAGAVEDEAGKCKQEEGEGDDESKEAAADGEADKTKKGAAKGKGAAKVKGEKRPRQARFAFMTKSEVDHLEDGYRWRKYGQKAVKNSPFPRSYYRCTTQKCPVKKRVERSFQDAAVVITTYEGKHTHPIPATLRGANHLLAAHAHAHGGHGLIHPGMFRMPAPPGAFRPGDALGSFLQQQHAAMQHQQQVAAAGMAMRQANAMASSHMQAPPADRGLATAMTGGTTGNNTHTVSSSSGADPLRMEHLMAQDYGLLQDMLMPPSFAHSDNSNNNPHNRH; encoded by the exons atgtcGGGCGCGAGCCATGACCAGCACCGCCGCCACCTGTCCGGCGACTTCCAGTTCCACGACGAGCTGGCCTCGCTCTTCGCGCAGCGGCCGGCCGacgccgcctcgccgtcgcccaTGATGCAGATGCAGCCGCCGCAGACGCCCTGGTTCTTCGCCGACTACCTGCAGACGCCGGGGATGGACTACGACGACGCCTTCGGCAGGGACTTCATCGGCTCGCcggccggaggcggcggcggcggcgaggaggtcAAGAGGGAGATGCTGGCGAGCGACGGTGCCGCCGGCGCTGTTGTTGTGCCTGGAGGCGGGCCGGGCGGGACGGCGCACAGCGTGTCGGTGTCGTCCACGTCGAGCGAGGCCGgtgtcggcggcggcgccggcgcggtGGAGGACGAGGCCGGGAAGTGCAAGCAGGAGGAGGGCGAAGGCGACGACGAGAGCAAGGAGGCGGCGGCCGATGGAGAGGCGGACAAGACCAAGAAAGG GGCGGCGAAGGGGAAAGGGGCCGCCAAGGTCAAGGGGGAGAAGCGGCCGCGGCAGGCGCGGTTCGCGTTCATGACCAAGAGCGAGGTTGACCATCTGGAGGATGGATACCGCTGGCGCAAGTACGGCCAGAAGGCCGTCAAGAACAGCCCCTTCCCAAG GAGCTACTACCGGTGCACGACGCAGAAGTGCCCGGTGAAGAAGCGGGTGGAGCGGTCGTTCCAGGACGCCGCCGTGGTGATCACCACCTACGAGGGCAAGCACACCCACCCCATCCCGGCCACGCTCCGCGGCGCCAACCACCTGCTCGCCGCGCACGCCCACGCGCACGGCGGCCACGGGCTCATCCACCCCGGCATGTTCCGGATGCCGGCGCCGCCCGGCGCCTTCCGTCCCGGCGACGCGCTCGGCAGCTTCCTGCAGCAGCAGCACGCGGCCATGCAGCACCAGCAGCAAGTCGCCGCGGCGGGGATGGCGATGCGGCAGGCGAACGCCATGGCGAGCAGCCACATGCAGGCGCCTCCTGCTGATCGTGGCCTGGCCACCGCCATGACCGGTGGTACCACGGGGAACAATACCCACACTGTCAGCAGCAGTAGTGGTGCCGATCCGCTGCGGATGGAGCACCTGATGGCGCAGGACTACGGCCTGCTCCAGGACATGCTCATGCCGCCGTCCTTCGCCCACAGCGACAACAGCAATAACAACCCCCACAACCGCCATTGA